A stretch of Bradyrhizobium diazoefficiens DNA encodes these proteins:
- a CDS encoding BrnA antitoxin family protein codes for MPSARKKSGYTKKDLREVSDNPELTKADFAKARPFSEVFPDLSASIRKGRGPNKSPTKKLVSLRLSPEVVEHFKSTGPGWQSRIDETLRKAVKRKAS; via the coding sequence ATGCCGAGCGCTAGAAAGAAGTCAGGCTACACTAAAAAGGATCTGCGCGAGGTCAGTGACAATCCGGAGCTGACAAAGGCGGATTTCGCCAAGGCCCGGCCGTTCTCCGAAGTCTTCCCTGACCTCAGCGCATCCATTCGGAAGGGCCGAGGTCCGAACAAATCGCCGACCAAGAAGCTCGTCTCGTTGCGTCTCAGCCCGGAGGTGGTCGAGCATTTCAAGTCGACCGGGCCGGGTTGGCAATCGCGGATCGACGAGACCTTGCGCA
- a CDS encoding BrnT family toxin: MKIVWDEPKRLANLNKHGLDFADLNETFFDNALVVPSHNKSKRWVAIDVSIRGVIVVVFARLGREGVSVISMRPASLSERKLYAER, encoded by the coding sequence ATGAAAATCGTCTGGGATGAACCCAAGCGTCTTGCCAACCTCAATAAGCACGGGTTGGATTTCGCCGATCTCAACGAGACATTTTTCGACAATGCGCTGGTCGTTCCCTCGCATAACAAGAGCAAGCGCTGGGTCGCGATCGACGTAAGCATCCGGGGTGTCATTGTTGTGGTGTTCGCCCGGCTGGGGCGCGAGGGCGTCAGCGTCATCAGCATGCGGCCTGCCAGCCTTAGCGAAAGGAAACTCTATGCCGAGCGCTAG
- a CDS encoding GMC family oxidoreductase has product MDRFDYVIIGAGSAGCVLTSRLSEDPNTSVCVLEAGPSDWHPYIHLPAGFIKTFHMKSINWAYQQEVGPYTGGRSIYAPRGKTLGGSSSINGHIYNRGQRMDFDTWAQMGNRGWGYADVLPYFRRLEKRVGEGEDTFRGRDGKLTVTTMDWRDPLCEAFMEGAVSLGIPRNPDYNGRIQEGVSYCQRTIDKGLRVSGSTAFLKPAMKRPNVHVQTHAHATEILFEGKRAVGVRYTKGGKGGTPVEVRANKEVILSGGTYNSPQLLQLSGIGSPNLLGAHGIQVRQALPVGEGLQDHYAPRTVARVKDIKTINELRRGFSLWIEALKWATTRGGLLSLSPTMVYCFWHSGESADSSDLQLTFTPASYKEGVQGQLEDEPGMTVASWQQRPESRGYVRIRSSDPFAPPIIQTNYLDAELDRRVIVGGMKLARRLLKSAPLSPYYAYEDFPGPNINTDDEFLAAATERGTTTFHPGCTCRMGPADSSWAVVDDQLRVHGLEGLRVIDASVMPRMISANLNASTMMIADRASDLIRGKAPMEAARVPDVAVA; this is encoded by the coding sequence ATGGATAGATTTGACTATGTGATCATCGGCGCGGGCTCCGCCGGTTGCGTCCTCACCAGCCGCCTCAGCGAGGATCCGAATACCAGCGTCTGCGTGCTCGAGGCGGGTCCGAGCGACTGGCACCCCTACATCCATCTGCCGGCGGGCTTCATCAAGACCTTCCATATGAAGAGCATCAACTGGGCCTATCAGCAGGAGGTCGGCCCCTACACCGGCGGGCGCAGCATCTACGCGCCGCGCGGCAAGACGCTCGGCGGCTCGTCCTCGATCAACGGACACATCTACAATCGCGGCCAGCGCATGGATTTCGACACCTGGGCGCAGATGGGCAATCGCGGCTGGGGCTATGCCGACGTGCTGCCCTACTTCAGGCGGCTGGAAAAACGGGTCGGCGAGGGCGAGGACACGTTCCGTGGGCGCGACGGCAAGCTCACCGTCACCACCATGGATTGGCGCGATCCGCTCTGCGAAGCCTTCATGGAAGGCGCGGTCTCGCTCGGCATTCCCCGCAACCCCGATTACAACGGCAGGATTCAGGAGGGCGTCTCCTATTGCCAGCGCACCATCGACAAGGGCCTGCGCGTGTCCGGCTCGACCGCGTTCCTGAAACCCGCGATGAAGCGGCCCAATGTGCATGTGCAGACGCATGCGCATGCGACCGAGATCCTTTTCGAGGGCAAGCGCGCCGTCGGCGTGCGCTACACCAAGGGCGGCAAGGGCGGTACACCGGTCGAAGTTCGCGCCAACAAGGAAGTGATCCTGTCCGGCGGCACGTATAACTCGCCGCAGCTGCTCCAGCTCTCCGGAATCGGCTCGCCGAATCTGCTGGGCGCCCACGGCATCCAGGTGCGCCAAGCGCTGCCCGTCGGCGAGGGCCTGCAGGACCATTACGCACCGCGCACGGTGGCGCGCGTCAAGGATATCAAGACCATCAACGAGCTTCGTCGCGGTTTCTCGCTGTGGATCGAGGCACTGAAATGGGCGACCACGCGCGGCGGCCTGCTGTCGCTGTCACCGACCATGGTCTATTGCTTCTGGCACTCCGGCGAGAGTGCCGACAGCTCTGATCTCCAGCTCACCTTCACGCCCGCGTCCTACAAGGAAGGCGTGCAGGGTCAGCTCGAGGACGAGCCCGGCATGACCGTCGCCTCCTGGCAGCAGCGCCCCGAGAGCCGCGGCTATGTCCGCATCCGCTCATCTGATCCGTTCGCGCCGCCGATCATCCAGACCAACTATCTCGATGCCGAGCTCGACCGCCGCGTCATCGTCGGCGGCATGAAGCTCGCACGGCGCCTCCTGAAGAGCGCGCCGCTGTCGCCCTATTACGCCTACGAGGATTTCCCCGGCCCCAACATCAACACCGACGACGAATTCCTCGCCGCCGCGACCGAGCGCGGCACCACCACCTTCCACCCCGGCTGCACCTGTCGCATGGGCCCCGCGGACTCGAGTTGGGCGGTGGTCGACGATCAGCTCCGCGTCCACGGCCTCGAAGGCCTCCGCGTGATTGACGCCTCCGTGATGCCGCGCATGATCTCGGCGAATTTGAATGCCTCCACGATGATGATCGCCGACCGCGCCTCGGACCTGATCCGCGGCAAGGCGCCCATGGAAGCCGCGCGCGTTCCGGACGTTGCGGTGGCGTAG
- a CDS encoding GNAT family N-acetyltransferase produces MPWPDPVTLRGQHARLEPLSKEHREGLVEAVKDGELSTIWYTAIPTPENMAKEIDRRLGLQAAGSMLPFTVFDAGGKIVGQTTYMNIDAANRRVEIGSTWYGKSAQRGPLNTQCKLLLLTHAFETLNCIAVEFRTHFFNHQSRRAIERLGARQDGILRSHQVAPNGTLRDTVVYSITAAEWPTVKTHLNYQLNDKPR; encoded by the coding sequence ATGCCCTGGCCTGATCCCGTCACCCTGCGTGGACAGCACGCCCGTCTCGAGCCGCTGTCGAAAGAGCATCGCGAGGGGCTGGTGGAGGCCGTGAAGGACGGCGAGCTCTCCACGATCTGGTACACCGCGATCCCCACGCCTGAGAACATGGCCAAGGAGATCGACCGTCGCCTCGGCCTCCAGGCCGCGGGCTCGATGCTGCCGTTCACCGTGTTCGACGCCGGCGGCAAGATCGTGGGACAGACCACCTACATGAACATCGATGCCGCCAACCGCCGCGTCGAGATCGGCTCGACCTGGTATGGCAAGAGCGCGCAGCGCGGCCCGCTCAACACGCAGTGCAAGCTGCTTTTGCTCACGCACGCCTTCGAGACGCTGAACTGCATTGCGGTCGAATTCCGCACGCATTTCTTCAACCACCAGAGCCGCCGCGCCATCGAGCGCCTTGGCGCCAGGCAGGACGGCATTCTGCGCAGTCACCAGGTCGCACCGAACGGTACGTTGCGCGACACCGTCGTGTACAGCATCACCGCGGCCGAATGGCCGACGGTGAAGACGCATTTGAATTATCAACTCAACGACAAGCCGCGCTAA
- a CDS encoding SMP-30/gluconolactonase/LRE family protein: protein MSTATPNVRVLATDLEFPEGPVVMPDGSVVLVEIRGQRLTRVHPDGRKEVVAKVPGGPNGAALGPDGKIYICNNGGFSWIPTRNMIMPGPQPEDYLGGSIQRVDLQSGKIETVVTRCGEHDLRGPNDLVFDKHGGLWFSDLGKRRAREMDVGGMYYLKPGMTEIVEVVHGVLPANGIGLSPDENTVYIAETPTGRLWAYELSAPGTLKPRDVIYRGERGKPICGLGGYQMFDSLAVEAGGNVCVATLVSGCISVIAPDGTLVEQVPTGDRVTTNIAFGGPELKTAYITLSGKGELVAMDWPRGGLPLNFLNK from the coding sequence ATGTCCACTGCCACGCCCAACGTCCGCGTTCTCGCCACCGACCTCGAATTTCCCGAAGGGCCGGTCGTGATGCCTGATGGTTCGGTGGTGCTGGTGGAAATCCGCGGCCAGCGCCTGACCCGCGTTCATCCCGACGGCCGCAAGGAGGTCGTTGCGAAAGTGCCGGGAGGCCCGAATGGCGCCGCGCTCGGGCCCGACGGTAAGATCTACATCTGCAACAATGGCGGCTTCTCCTGGATTCCGACCCGCAACATGATCATGCCGGGTCCGCAGCCCGAGGATTATCTCGGCGGCTCGATCCAGCGCGTCGACCTGCAATCCGGCAAGATCGAGACCGTCGTGACCAGATGCGGCGAGCACGATCTGCGTGGGCCCAACGATCTCGTGTTCGACAAGCACGGCGGCCTGTGGTTCTCCGATCTCGGCAAGCGCCGCGCGCGCGAGATGGATGTCGGCGGCATGTACTATCTGAAGCCCGGCATGACCGAGATCGTCGAAGTCGTGCACGGCGTGCTGCCGGCGAATGGCATCGGCCTGTCGCCGGACGAAAACACCGTCTACATCGCGGAGACGCCCACGGGGCGGCTCTGGGCCTATGAGCTTTCCGCGCCCGGCACGCTGAAGCCGCGCGACGTGATCTATCGCGGCGAGCGGGGCAAGCCGATCTGCGGCCTCGGCGGCTACCAGATGTTCGACTCGCTCGCGGTGGAAGCAGGCGGCAATGTCTGCGTCGCCACCCTCGTTTCCGGCTGCATCTCGGTGATCGCGCCCGACGGCACCCTGGTCGAGCAGGTCCCGACCGGCGACCGCGTCACCACCAACATCGCCTTCGGCGGCCCCGAGCTCAAGACCGCCTACATCACGCTGTCAGGCAAGGGCGAACTCGTCGCCATGGACTGGCCGCGCGGCGGTTTGCCGTTGAATTTTTTGAACAAGTGA
- a CDS encoding AraC family transcriptional regulator: MNPAQRALWYIESHLAEPMTLDEIAAIGGVSRFHMVRAFAAATGLPVMRYVRARRLSEAARTLAKGAPDILSLALEADYGSHEAFTRAFRDQFGTTPEAVRAATCANHLQLQEPILMKSTISDNLKAPRFETAKAFLIAGLSERITCDNGAVIPGLWQRFHQEVADIPARVGDVAYGVCCNGDDSGNFDYIAGVEVGDFSDLPRGLGRIRVPGQRYAVFTHTDHVASIRSTVNTIWNQWLPASGLKAADAPNFERYDEKFDPVTGNGGFEIWVPVRE, from the coding sequence ATGAACCCAGCCCAGCGCGCGCTCTGGTACATCGAGAGCCATCTGGCCGAGCCGATGACGCTCGACGAGATTGCGGCGATCGGAGGCGTGTCGCGGTTCCACATGGTGCGTGCGTTTGCCGCAGCCACCGGTCTGCCGGTGATGCGTTACGTGCGCGCACGGCGGCTGAGTGAAGCGGCGCGCACGCTTGCGAAGGGCGCGCCGGACATTCTGTCGCTGGCGCTGGAGGCGGACTACGGCTCTCACGAAGCATTCACCCGCGCGTTCCGCGACCAGTTCGGCACCACGCCCGAAGCGGTGCGGGCCGCGACATGCGCCAACCATCTTCAGCTTCAGGAGCCGATCCTCATGAAGTCCACTATATCAGACAATCTCAAAGCACCGCGTTTCGAAACCGCAAAGGCTTTCCTCATCGCCGGTCTCTCCGAGCGCATCACTTGCGACAACGGCGCCGTCATACCGGGCCTGTGGCAGCGCTTCCACCAGGAGGTCGCCGATATCCCTGCGCGCGTCGGCGATGTCGCTTACGGTGTCTGCTGCAACGGCGACGATTCCGGCAATTTCGATTACATCGCCGGCGTCGAAGTCGGCGACTTTTCCGATCTGCCGCGCGGGCTCGGCCGCATCCGCGTCCCCGGGCAGCGCTATGCGGTGTTCACCCACACCGACCACGTCGCCTCGATCCGCAGCACCGTCAACACGATCTGGAATCAATGGTTGCCGGCCTCCGGCCTGAAGGCTGCGGACGCACCGAATTTCGAGCGCTACGACGAGAAGTTCGACCCGGTGACCGGCAATGGCGGCTTCGAGATTTGGGTGCCGGTGCGGGAATAG
- a CDS encoding glutathione S-transferase family protein, which produces MAKATLTISSKNYSSWSLRGWLLTKFSGLDFEEIVTAPDDASARAEILLLSSSILVPCLRHDGATVWDTLAIAEYLNEAMPDAGLLPADRIQRAHCRSICGEIHSGFTTLRASLPVNLKGHFPGFKIWSRAQADIDRVWAIWRDCLEKSGGPFLFGDKRTIADAMYAPVVTRFVTYDVRLEPRLKAYADTIMAMPEMKEWIAAANEEPAEIEELEVEY; this is translated from the coding sequence ATGGCGAAAGCGACACTGACCATCAGCAGCAAGAACTACTCGTCCTGGTCGCTGCGTGGCTGGCTGCTGACGAAGTTTTCCGGGCTCGATTTCGAGGAGATCGTCACCGCGCCGGACGACGCGTCGGCACGTGCCGAAATCCTGCTGCTGTCGTCGTCGATCCTGGTGCCCTGCCTGCGCCACGACGGCGCCACGGTCTGGGATACGCTCGCGATCGCCGAATATCTCAACGAGGCGATGCCGGACGCCGGGCTCTTGCCGGCGGACCGCATCCAGCGCGCGCATTGCCGCTCGATTTGCGGCGAAATCCATTCCGGCTTCACCACGCTACGCGCCTCGCTGCCGGTCAATCTGAAGGGGCATTTCCCCGGCTTCAAGATCTGGTCGCGCGCCCAGGCCGACATCGATCGCGTCTGGGCGATCTGGCGCGACTGCCTGGAGAAATCAGGGGGGCCGTTCCTGTTCGGCGACAAGCGCACCATTGCGGATGCGATGTACGCCCCCGTGGTGACGCGCTTCGTGACCTATGACGTCAGGCTCGAGCCGCGGCTGAAGGCCTATGCCGACACCATCATGGCCATGCCCGAGATGAAGGAATGGATCGCGGCGGCGAACGAAGAGCCGGCCGAGATCGAGGAGCTTGAGGTCGAATATTAG
- a CDS encoding polyhydroxyalkanoate depolymerase: MMSMYYQAFQNHMDLTAPFRAGASSALKFLNLVPQGVSHQVVGRLSAALELISRSTLTYDRPAYGIDSVIVGNREIAVREEVAYATPFGSLLHFRKEGVTEQPRMLLVAPMSGHFATLLRGTVKTLLQDHDVYITDWHNPRDIPRNEGRFGLDDYTDHLIDFLGQLGPRPHMVAICQPSVSALAAAAVMCEGNHPSRPATLTLMAGPIDTRIQPTKVNDFAKSKPIDWFEQNLINYVPVQCRGALRKVYPGFVQLTAFVSMNLERHIKQHMDLANHIAKGEKEKAASIKTFYDEYFAVMDLPAEFYIETVRDVFQEHLLPQGKLMHRGRPVDTKAVGRMGLMTVEGEKDDICSIGQTLAAQDLCTGVRAYRRVHHMQAGVGHYGVFSGKRWNNEIYPLLRDFVHVNS, translated from the coding sequence ATGATGTCGATGTATTATCAGGCTTTTCAGAATCACATGGATTTGACGGCGCCGTTTCGGGCGGGCGCCTCGTCCGCGCTCAAATTCCTCAATCTGGTGCCCCAGGGCGTGTCCCACCAGGTCGTCGGCCGGCTTTCGGCGGCGCTGGAGTTGATCTCGCGCTCCACGCTCACCTACGACCGCCCGGCCTACGGCATCGACAGCGTGATAGTGGGCAATCGCGAGATCGCGGTCCGTGAAGAGGTTGCCTACGCGACGCCGTTCGGCTCGCTGCTGCATTTCAGGAAGGAGGGCGTCACCGAGCAGCCGCGCATGCTGCTGGTCGCGCCGATGTCCGGCCATTTCGCGACGCTTCTGCGCGGCACCGTGAAGACGCTGCTGCAGGACCACGACGTCTACATCACCGACTGGCACAATCCGCGCGACATTCCGCGCAACGAGGGCCGCTTCGGGCTCGACGACTACACCGATCACCTGATCGACTTCCTGGGACAGCTCGGCCCGCGCCCGCACATGGTCGCGATCTGTCAGCCCTCGGTTTCGGCGCTCGCGGCCGCCGCTGTCATGTGCGAAGGCAATCATCCCTCGCGGCCCGCGACGCTGACGCTGATGGCGGGGCCGATCGACACGCGGATCCAGCCGACCAAGGTCAACGACTTCGCCAAGAGCAAGCCAATCGACTGGTTCGAGCAGAACCTGATCAACTACGTACCGGTGCAGTGCCGCGGTGCGCTGCGCAAAGTCTATCCCGGCTTCGTGCAGCTCACCGCGTTCGTCTCGATGAATCTCGAGCGCCACATCAAGCAGCACATGGATCTCGCCAACCACATCGCCAAGGGCGAGAAGGAGAAGGCCGCGAGCATCAAGACCTTCTACGACGAATATTTCGCGGTGATGGATCTTCCGGCCGAGTTCTACATCGAGACCGTGCGCGACGTGTTCCAGGAGCACCTGCTGCCGCAGGGCAAGCTGATGCACCGTGGCCGCCCCGTGGACACCAAGGCCGTCGGCCGCATGGGGCTGATGACGGTCGAGGGCGAAAAGGACGACATCTGTTCGATCGGCCAGACGCTCGCAGCGCAGGACCTCTGCACCGGCGTCCGCGCCTATCGCCGCGTCCACCACATGCAGGCCGGCGTCGGCCATTACGGCGTGTTTTCCGGCAAGCGCTGGAACAACGAGATCTATCCGCTGCTGCGGGATTTCGTGCACGTCAATTCGTGA
- a CDS encoding ABC transporter ATP-binding protein produces MNIGASVPDQVAAEAQAPVLSVAGLTTSFMRERQWIPVVRNVSFDIAPRETVAIVGESGSGKSVTALSIMRLVPKESGCVEGRVTLAGRDLLTLPEADMKDIRGNDVAMIFQEPMTSLNPVLTIGFQIAEALIQHRGLSPAAAEAETIRLLDRVRIPAAKSRFHEHPHRFSGGMRQRVMIAMALACKPKLLIADEPTTALDVTIQAQILELLKQLQQEEGMSILFITHDMGVVAEIADRTVVMYGGQAVETDTTSRIFAAPSHPYTRALLAAVPRLGSMDGRVRPMRFPIVDKVTGTSDEPTETPDTVSIAERPLLEVSNLTTRFPIRSGIFGKLSGRVHAVENISFTLRAGETLALVGESGCGKSTTGRSILKLTEPNAGTVLIDGQDVLAMNGRTLRGFRKHMQIVFQDPFASLNPRMSVGTAIAAPLLANGLATASQAREQVADLLVRVGLTTDMAARFPHEFSGGQRQRICIARALALGPKLIVADEAVSALDVSVKAQVVNLMLDLQASMALAYLFISHDIAVVERMSHRVAVMYLGEIVETGPRAAVFGNPQHPYTKKLMAAVPVPDPSRRGTKRGVANDEIRSPVRAPDYQPPVRQYREVSPGHVVQVWGEEWSA; encoded by the coding sequence ATGAACATCGGCGCAAGCGTACCTGACCAAGTCGCAGCCGAGGCGCAGGCGCCGGTGTTGTCGGTTGCCGGCCTCACCACGTCCTTCATGCGCGAGCGGCAATGGATTCCCGTGGTTCGCAACGTCTCGTTCGACATCGCGCCTCGGGAGACCGTGGCGATCGTCGGCGAGTCCGGCTCGGGCAAGAGCGTCACCGCGCTCTCGATCATGCGGCTCGTTCCGAAGGAGAGCGGTTGTGTCGAGGGTCGCGTCACGCTTGCCGGCCGCGACCTGCTGACGCTGCCTGAAGCTGATATGAAAGATATCCGCGGCAACGACGTCGCCATGATCTTCCAGGAACCGATGACGAGCCTCAATCCGGTGCTCACCATCGGTTTCCAGATTGCGGAAGCTCTGATCCAGCATCGCGGCCTGTCGCCGGCGGCGGCCGAGGCCGAGACCATCCGTCTGCTCGACCGCGTCCGGATTCCCGCGGCGAAATCGCGCTTTCACGAGCATCCGCATCGCTTCTCCGGCGGCATGCGCCAGCGTGTGATGATCGCGATGGCGCTCGCCTGCAAACCAAAACTCCTGATCGCGGACGAGCCAACCACGGCGCTCGACGTCACAATCCAGGCCCAGATCCTGGAACTCTTGAAGCAGCTCCAGCAGGAGGAGGGGATGTCGATCCTCTTCATCACCCACGACATGGGCGTGGTCGCCGAGATCGCGGACCGCACCGTCGTGATGTATGGCGGGCAGGCGGTGGAGACCGACACGACCTCGCGTATCTTCGCCGCGCCCTCGCATCCCTACACGCGCGCACTGCTCGCAGCCGTGCCGCGGCTCGGTTCGATGGACGGCCGCGTGCGGCCGATGCGTTTTCCGATCGTCGACAAGGTGACGGGCACCTCGGACGAACCGACGGAGACGCCGGATACGGTCTCGATCGCCGAGCGGCCGCTGTTGGAGGTGTCAAATCTCACGACGCGCTTTCCGATCCGCTCAGGCATTTTCGGCAAGCTCTCGGGCCGCGTCCACGCGGTCGAGAACATCTCCTTCACTCTGCGTGCCGGCGAGACGCTGGCGCTGGTCGGCGAATCCGGTTGTGGCAAGTCGACCACCGGCCGCTCGATTCTCAAGCTGACTGAGCCGAACGCCGGCACCGTCCTGATCGACGGCCAGGACGTGCTCGCCATGAACGGCCGCACCTTGCGCGGCTTCCGCAAGCATATGCAGATCGTGTTTCAGGATCCGTTCGCAAGCCTCAATCCACGGATGTCGGTGGGAACGGCGATTGCGGCCCCGCTGCTCGCCAATGGGCTCGCCACGGCGTCGCAAGCGCGCGAGCAGGTCGCCGACCTGCTCGTTCGCGTCGGTCTCACCACCGACATGGCCGCGCGCTTTCCGCACGAATTCTCCGGCGGTCAGCGCCAGCGCATCTGCATCGCGCGGGCGCTCGCGCTCGGACCAAAACTGATCGTCGCGGACGAAGCGGTCTCGGCGCTCGACGTCTCGGTCAAGGCGCAGGTCGTCAATCTGATGCTCGACCTTCAGGCCAGCATGGCGCTCGCCTACCTCTTCATTTCCCATGACATCGCGGTGGTGGAGCGGATGAGCCATCGCGTCGCGGTGATGTATCTCGGCGAGATCGTCGAGACCGGCCCGCGCGCAGCTGTATTCGGCAATCCCCAGCATCCCTATACGAAGAAGCTGATGGCTGCCGTGCCGGTGCCAGATCCCTCGCGCCGTGGCACCAAGCGCGGGGTCGCGAACGACGAGATCAGAAGCCCGGTGCGCGCGCCCGACTACCAGCCGCCGGTCCGGCAATACCGTGAAGTCTCGCCCGGCCACGTCGTCCAGGTCTGGGGCGAGGAGTGGTCGGCCTGA